A single genomic interval of Odontesthes bonariensis isolate fOdoBon6 chromosome 3, fOdoBon6.hap1, whole genome shotgun sequence harbors:
- the tatdn2 gene encoding putative deoxyribonuclease TATDN2, translating to MDPKAKNAGPSTPSNNPRNEDSSTLPHSYSPGSEGFGALSLDTPKRKAEVLCGSVPSVGKAKLRKLSRKHSETFKNLKDTSMKKTPEKQESPKCLEQSPSHSFVLKKKERTPEEGSKAICRMALIAAIGNTRAKHGTTRIHRTGPKGGPLPLASSPVQTESSSPGSLDGKTVETHFSSSRADNECEDASSFPGENPSSPLRVVEDTNAQGYNPEPKTEGRDHAFVETTSKSELFPPENELEVKACDSPIPALEYIPGFSRFTPHQSRSQHQTPLVNSQGATTSSLTRMHTTEATGVIQAAAEDTETPFSPSERTVFVSFKQPHPQNMGSPNLFRAEAQRFPPSFKPNLDPFALPLHSNGGVSDTPLNSSATRRQSDGESFMRYPSYSSPCSFTPKRLSLGAEPLWTGCSPWDSQAGFIDTHCHLDMLYGKLGFSGTFSSFRKRYRSSFTPEFGGCITDFCNPGIMMKEALWEGLLAEDMVWGAFGCHPHFAKNYSNFQEHNILMAMRHPKAVAFGEMGLDYSYKNSTDTPLQKKVFERQLRLAVAMQKPLVIHCRDADDDLLEIMKKCVPREYKIHRHCFTNSYPVIEPFLREFPNLYVGFTALITYNKAIEARNAVRQIPLNRIVLETDAPYFVPRQVGKNVCRFAHPGMGIHTLQELSFLKGEDMATVLSTIRNNTTQLYGI from the exons ATGGATCCCAAGGCGAAAAATGCTGGACCAAGCACACCCTCTAATAACCCTCGAAATGAAGATTCAAGTACTTTGCCTCATAGTTACTCTCCAGGATCGGAGGGCTTTGGAGCACTGAGTTTGGACACCCCAAAGAGAAAAGCAGAGGTGCTGTGTGGAAGTGTGCCCTCTGTAGGCAAAGCCAAGCTGAGGAAGCTCTCCAGGAAACATTCAGAAACTTTCAAAAATTTAAAG GACACTTCTATGAAAAAAACACCCGAGAAGCAGGAATCCCCAAAGTGTCTGGAACAATCTCCATCTCACTCTTTCgtcttgaaaaagaaagagaggacACCTGAGGAGGGATCGAAGGCTATTTGCAGGATGGCGTTGATTGCAGCCATCGGCAACACAAGAGCAAAACACGGGACGACGAGAATCCACAGGACTGGCCCAAAGGGTGGGCCTTTGCCACTTGCATCTTCCCCTGTTCAGACTGAATCGTCCAGTCCAGGGTCCCTTGACGGAAAGACTGTGGAAACCCACTTTTCTTCGAGCAGAGCTGACAATGAATGCGAAGACGCTAGCTCTTTCCCCGGGGAGAATCCGAGCTCCCCCCTTCGGGTAGTTGAAGACACCAATGCCCAAGGTTACAACCCTGAGCCAAAGACAGAAGGAAGG gatCATGCGTTTGTCGAGACAACCTCCAAAAGCGAGTTATTTCCTCCAGAAAATGAGCTGGAAGTTAAAGCCTGTGACTCACCCATACCCGCACTGGAGTATATTCCAGGTTTTTCTCGTTTCACACCTCATCAGAGCCGCTCTCAACACCAGACTCCTTTAGTGAACTCTCAGGGTGCCACAACTTCCTCTCTCACCCGAATGCACACTACCGAAGCCACTGGGGTCATTCAGGCAGCTGCTGAGGACACAGAGACGCCTTTTTCACCATCAGAGAGGACAGTTTTTGTCTCATTCAAGCAGCCCCACCCTCAAAACATGGGGTCTCCAAACTTATTCAGAGCTGAGGCCCAGAGGTTTCCCCCATCCTTCAAGCCCAATTTGGATCCTTTTGCTCTGCCACTGCACTCGAACGGAGGAGTATCAGACACCCCCCTGAACTCTTCAGCAACACGTAGACAGAGCGACGGTGAATCTTTCATGCGTTACCCCTCCTACTCCTCACCTTGCAGTTTTACTCCTAAAAGATTGTCCTTGGGGGCTGAACCTTTGTGGACTGGTTGCTCCCCCTGGGACAGTCAGGCTGGGTTCATTGACACACATTGCCACCTGGACATGCTATATGGCAAACTTGGCTTCAGTGGGACATTCAGCAGCTTTCGGAAACGTTACAGGAGCAGCTTTACTCCGGAGTTTGGAGGCTGTATTACAGACTTCTGCAACCCAGGCATCATGATGAAAGAGGCCCTGTGGGAAGGTTTGCTCGCTGAAGACATGGTATGGGGGGCATTTGGGTGCCACCCCCATTTTGCCAAAAACTACTCAAATTTTCAAGAGCACAATATACTAATGGCAATGAGGCATCCAAAAGCTGTGGCATTTGGTGAAATGGGGCTAGACTACTCCTACAAAAACTCCACTGACACCCCATTGCAAAAAAAG GTCTTTGAGCGTCAGCTGCGATTGGCTGTAGCCATGCAGAAGCCCTTAGTGATCCACTGCCGGGACGCAGATGACGACCTGCTGGAAATCATGAAGAAGTGCGTTCCCAGAGAGTACAAAATACATAG GCACTGTTTCACAAACAGTTATCCAGTGATTGAGCCCTTCCTCAGAGAGTTCCCCAACTTGTATGTGGGTTTCACAGCCCTGATCACCTACAACAAGGCCATTGAGGCTCGAAATGCCGTCCGCCAGATTCCTCTTAACCGCATTGTGTTGGAGACAGATGCACCATATTTCGTGCCAAGACAG GTCGGCAAAAATGTCTGCCGGTTTGCACATCCAGGAATGGGCATCCATACTCTGCAGGAGCTgagtttcctaaagggggaggACATGGCCACTGTGCTCAGCACCATCCGCAACAACACCACTCAGCTGTACGGAATATGA
- the ghrl gene encoding appetite-regulating hormone, producing MFLKRNSCLLVFMMCSLTLWCKVSFSFLRPSHKPLQKGKSPRVDRQAMKEPSGPTKDSGLKMSAPFEIGITITDEDFEGYSVVLQEIIQRLLGNSETAERLSPL from the exons atgtttttgaaaaggAACAGCTGCCTGTTAGTCTTTATGATGTGTTCTCTGACCTTGTGGTGCAAGGTCAGCTTCAGCTTCCTCAGGCCGTCACACAAACCTCTG cagAAGGGGAAGTCCCCCAGAGTTGATCGACAGGCCATGAAGGAGCCCAGTGGACCCACCAAGGACAGTGGCCTTAAG ATGAGTGCTCCCTTTGAAATTGGCATCACCATAACAGACGAGGACTTTGAGGGGTACAGTGTGGTACTGCAAGAGATCATTCAGCGTCTCCTGGGCAACTCAGAAACAGCAG AGAGACTGTCGCCGCTCTAA
- the ccdc174 gene encoding coiled-coil domain-containing protein 174 has protein sequence MDKKKKPLNVAASSLVDLKAELYRKQEQFKREKLGQENADGGLKAKVTAKKPNIWSKPNAGVSARAAKDAEQLAEEQISLDTAKRKLEEKARLYEQMTKGDFPDEETEGLYLVDFTQKIIDKQRQTLEQKEKEDEERESSSPIPPPQNPNEEWVDFVDALGRSRRCMKKDLPDFQRMDQDFKGKGTTSSEKTLLSEDMRRDLQRQQWEKEEEEAMKRPVGPIHFEDIRAQEARELGVGYFAFSQDVEQRRKQRETLDMLRDQTTDQRTKRERLKEKRQAILRARLSKVRQRKMKKAKADGTEEEEQNPDEEEEEEEVEAMGPFPQPDEHPEVSTLKKVEVEIQERRDTKPGVPHVREWDRGKEFMFSEWKTRLREERDTEFAPPSAYFTDNRRTTPAKTKNQENKSNMFFKRTNFPGGISESKAEPEPESEPQPQTVYSPPQPQQTPPASAQPPPAQSSQLSAPPCNLQYPPPPFYYPFPPPPPAQFVGPPHVLPPFPPHYPSQYPPQCPAPPGEQSQTQQPPQGAPRNLDDMLSFYRNST, from the exons ATGGATAAAAAGAAGAAACCGTTGAACGTGGCAGCTTCATCA CTGGTTGACCTTAAAGCTGAACTGTACAGGAAACAGGAACAGTTCAAACGGGAGAAACTCGGCCAAGAAAACGCTGATGGTGGACTCAAAGCAAAAGTCACAGCCAAG AAACCTAATATCTGGAGTAAACCAAATGCTGGCGTTTCAGCCAGAGCAGCCAAAGATGCAGAGCAGCTAGCAGAGGAGCAGATCAGCCTCGACACGGCGAA GCGCAAGCTGGAGGAGAAGGCCAGACTCTATGAGCAAATGACCAAGGGAGACTTTCCAG ATGAAGAGACAGAGGGCCTGTACCTTGTTGACTTCACCCAGAAGATTATTGacaaacagagacaaacacttgaacagaaggaaaaagagGATGAGGAAAGGGAGAGCTCATCACCCATCCCTCCTCCTCAGAATCCAAATGAGGAATG GGTGGACTTTGTGGATGCCTTGGGCCGATCTCGAAGATGCATGAAGAAAGACCTGCCAGATTTTCAGAGAATGGACCAGGATTTTAAAGGGAAAGG AACAACCTCGTCTGAGAAGACCTTACTCTCAGAAGACATGCGCCGAGACCTGCAGAGACAGCAgtgggagaaggaggaagaggaggctatGAAGAGGCCTGTTGGGCCGATCCACTTTGAAGATATTAGAGCACAAG AGGCTCGAGAACTTGGTGTGGGCTACTTTGCCTTCTCTCAGGATGTAGAGCAGCGCAGAAAGCAGAGAGAAACTCTGGACATGCTCAGAGATCAG ACAACAGATCAGCGCACAAAGAGAGAACGACTGAAGGAGAAGAGGCAGGCCATCCTGCGAGCTCGACTATCCAAGGTGAGGCAGAGGAAGATGAAGAAAGCAAAAGCGGATGGcacagaggaagaggagcagaatCCAG acgaggaggaggaagaggaggaggttgAAGCAATGGGGCCCTTCCCTCAGCCTGATGAGCACCCAGAGGTCAGCACTCTGAAAAAGGTGGAAGTGGAGATTCAGGAGAGGAGGGACACCAAACCAGGAGTTCCTCATGTCAGAGAATGGGACCGGGGCAAAG AATTCATGTTCAGTGAGTGGAAAACTCGCCTGCGAGAAGAGCGAGACACAGAATTTGCCCCTCCCTCAGCGTACTTTACTGATAATAGGAGAACTACCCCAGCGAAGACTAAGAATCAGGAGAATAAATCTAACATGTTCTTCAAGAGGACAAACTTTCCAGGAGGAATCTCAGAAAGCAaggcagagccagagccagagtcaGAGCCTCAGCCTCAAACTGTTTATTCACCTCCTCAACCTCAACAAACTCCTCCAGCATCTGCACAGCCACCGCCCGCACAGAGCTCACAACTTTCAGCACCCCCATGTAATCTCCAGTATCCCCCTCCTCCATTTTATTATCCATTTCCTCCTCCGCCTCCCGCACAATTTGTAGGTCCACCTCACGTCCTTCCTCCATTTCCCCCTCATTATCCATCCCAGTATCCGCCGCAGTGTCCAGCTCCGCCTGGAGAACAAAGCCAGACTCAGCAACCACCTCAAGGCGCTCCTCGGAATCTGGACGACATGCTGTCCTTCTACAGGAACTCTACCTGA